In Streptomyces seoulensis, the following are encoded in one genomic region:
- a CDS encoding MGMT family protein gives MSEQSAAGEGRPDELPEYAERVLEVAERIPPGRVMTYGDVAEWLEEGGPRQVGRVMALYGGAVPWWRVVRADGALLPGHELRALDRYRAEGTPLKQASRSAEGHLPRLDMRRARWDGAPADHS, from the coding sequence ATGAGCGAGCAGAGCGCTGCCGGGGAGGGGCGCCCGGACGAACTTCCGGAGTACGCCGAGCGCGTGCTGGAGGTGGCCGAGCGGATTCCGCCGGGCCGGGTGATGACCTACGGCGACGTCGCGGAGTGGCTGGAGGAGGGCGGGCCGCGCCAGGTGGGCCGGGTGATGGCGCTGTACGGGGGCGCGGTGCCGTGGTGGCGCGTGGTGCGGGCCGACGGCGCGCTGCTGCCCGGCCATGAGCTGCGCGCCCTCGACCGGTACCGGGCCGAGGGCACCCCGCTGAAGCAGGCGTCGCGCAGCGCGGAGGGGCATCTGCCGCGTCTGGACATGAGACGGGCCCGCTGGGACGGGGCCCCGGCGGACCACAGCTGA
- a CDS encoding ATP-dependent helicase: MSTTSTTGRLPHPQGRQAPRGAYRLLRTPPARTPPPRPDTAQRAVIEHDTGPLLVLAGPGTGKTTTLVESVAARVARGGDPDRVLVLTYSRKAAVELRDRMARRMGAARAPRATTFHSYCYALVRAHQDSDRFAEPLRLLSGPEQDVTVRELLAGQPELERLGLDHVSWPDDLRACLTTRGFADEVRAVLARSRELGLAPGALDAFARRIGRPDWRAAAAFLAEYLDVIDLQGVIDYAELVHRAVLLAHRPEVAERLAASYDAVYVDEYQDTDPAQVRLLHALAGGGRTLVALGDPDQSIYTFRGADVNGILDFPAAFPRADGRPAPVEVLRTSRRSGADLLAATRRITQRMPLSQLPAEKLRVHREPTAVRDGGQVEVYTYPTPGTELDNIADIVRRAHLEDGVPWNEMAILVRAGSLTIPTLRRALTAAGVPLDIDGDDLPLRHEPAVAPLLTALRAVALAEAGSAGEADETGETGEAGEADEAEVPQTPWLDAETAITLLSSPLGGMDAADLRRLGRALREEERAAGEALPAPSDVLLARALAEPERLVAHDPAYARGAQRLGALLRKARTCLAEGGTAEEALWALWNGTPWPSRLERAARRGGAAGRNADRDLDAVCALFATAARAEERTGGRGTLNFLEEIAAEDIAADTLTRRAVRPDAVRLMTAHRSKGLEWRLVVVAGVQEGLWPDLRRRGSLLEADRIGRDGLAEPLTPGALLAEERRLFYVAATRARDRLVVTAVKAPADDGDQPSRFLSELGVEPRDVTGRPRRPLAVAALVAELRATTVDPDVSEGLRDAAARRLARLAALADEDGRPLVPAAHPDRWWGMYEPTASKVPLRDRDQPVVLSGSALDQLANTCALQWFLGREVKADAPATAAQGFGNVVHVLADEVASGRTPADLDVLMERLDSVWNALAFDAPWKSAQEKETARAALERFLNWHVLDRATRTPIASERDFDVTLEAGEYQVRIRGQMDRVETDGDGRAYVVDFKTGKNAPTAAEVARHPQLAVYQLAVAEGAVDDAFDGARPEPGGAELVQLRQGAAKKDGGETQPKVQAQQPLEGEWVGDLLATAAGKVLDERFTPTTGQHCAHCAFRASCSARPEGRHVVE, encoded by the coding sequence GTGAGCACCACCTCCACCACCGGACGCCTGCCGCACCCCCAGGGTCGGCAGGCGCCTCGTGGTGCCTACCGGCTGCTCCGCACCCCGCCCGCCCGGACGCCGCCGCCCCGCCCGGACACCGCCCAGCGCGCGGTGATCGAGCACGACACCGGCCCGCTGCTCGTCCTCGCGGGACCCGGCACCGGCAAGACCACGACCCTGGTGGAGTCCGTCGCCGCGCGCGTGGCCCGGGGCGGCGACCCCGACCGCGTCCTGGTGCTGACCTACAGCCGCAAGGCCGCCGTGGAGCTGCGCGACCGGATGGCCCGGCGCATGGGGGCCGCCCGCGCGCCCCGCGCCACCACCTTCCACTCCTACTGCTACGCCCTGGTCCGCGCCCACCAGGACAGCGACCGCTTCGCCGAGCCGCTGCGGCTGCTCTCCGGCCCCGAGCAGGACGTCACCGTGCGCGAGCTGCTCGCCGGGCAGCCCGAGCTGGAGCGGCTCGGCCTGGACCATGTGAGCTGGCCCGACGACCTGCGCGCCTGCCTGACCACGCGCGGCTTCGCCGACGAGGTCCGCGCGGTCCTCGCGCGCAGCCGCGAGCTGGGGCTCGCGCCCGGCGCGCTGGACGCCTTCGCGCGCCGCATCGGGCGCCCCGACTGGCGCGCGGCGGCCGCCTTCCTCGCCGAGTACCTGGACGTGATCGACCTCCAGGGCGTCATCGACTACGCCGAACTCGTCCACCGCGCGGTGCTCCTCGCCCACCGCCCCGAGGTGGCCGAGCGCCTCGCCGCGTCCTACGACGCCGTGTACGTGGACGAGTACCAGGACACCGACCCCGCGCAGGTACGGCTGCTGCACGCGCTGGCCGGCGGCGGGCGCACCCTGGTCGCGCTCGGCGACCCCGACCAGTCGATCTACACCTTCCGGGGCGCCGACGTGAACGGCATCCTGGACTTCCCGGCCGCCTTCCCGCGCGCGGACGGCCGCCCCGCGCCCGTCGAGGTGCTGCGCACCTCCCGCCGCTCCGGGGCGGACCTGCTGGCCGCGACCCGCCGGATCACCCAGCGCATGCCGCTGTCCCAGCTCCCCGCCGAGAAGCTCCGCGTCCACCGCGAGCCCACGGCGGTCCGCGACGGCGGCCAGGTGGAGGTGTACACCTACCCGACCCCCGGCACCGAGCTGGACAACATCGCCGACATCGTCCGCCGCGCCCACCTGGAGGACGGCGTCCCGTGGAACGAGATGGCGATCCTCGTCCGCGCGGGCTCCCTCACCATCCCCACCCTGCGCCGCGCCCTCACGGCGGCCGGCGTCCCCCTGGACATCGACGGCGACGACCTGCCCCTGCGCCACGAACCGGCCGTCGCACCCCTGCTGACGGCACTGCGCGCGGTGGCCCTCGCGGAGGCGGGGTCCGCCGGGGAGGCCGACGAGACCGGGGAAACCGGCGAGGCCGGGGAAGCCGACGAGGCCGAGGTCCCGCAAACCCCCTGGCTGGACGCCGAGACCGCCATAACGCTCCTCTCCTCCCCCCTCGGCGGCATGGACGCCGCCGACCTGCGCAGGCTCGGCCGGGCCCTGCGCGAGGAGGAGCGCGCCGCCGGAGAGGCCCTGCCCGCCCCCTCCGACGTGCTCCTCGCACGGGCGCTCGCCGAGCCCGAGCGGCTCGTGGCGCACGACCCGGCGTACGCGCGCGGGGCGCAGCGGCTGGGCGCGCTGCTGCGCAAGGCACGCACGTGCCTGGCCGAGGGCGGCACCGCCGAGGAGGCGCTGTGGGCGCTGTGGAACGGCACGCCCTGGCCGAGCAGGCTGGAGCGGGCCGCCCGGCGCGGCGGAGCGGCGGGCCGCAACGCCGACCGCGACCTGGACGCCGTCTGCGCGCTGTTCGCCACCGCCGCCCGCGCGGAGGAGCGCACCGGCGGACGCGGCACCCTGAACTTCCTGGAGGAGATCGCCGCCGAGGACATCGCCGCCGACACCCTCACCCGCCGCGCGGTACGCCCCGACGCCGTACGCCTGATGACCGCGCACCGCTCCAAGGGCCTGGAGTGGCGGCTGGTCGTCGTCGCGGGCGTGCAGGAGGGGCTCTGGCCCGACCTGCGCCGCCGGGGCTCCCTGCTGGAGGCCGACCGGATCGGCCGGGACGGGCTCGCCGAGCCGCTGACCCCGGGCGCCCTGCTCGCGGAGGAACGCCGGCTGTTCTATGTGGCCGCCACGCGCGCGCGGGACCGTCTCGTCGTCACCGCCGTGAAGGCACCGGCCGACGACGGCGACCAGCCGTCCCGCTTCCTCAGCGAGCTGGGCGTCGAGCCCCGTGACGTCACCGGCCGCCCGCGCCGCCCGCTGGCGGTCGCCGCGCTCGTCGCCGAGCTGCGCGCCACCACCGTCGACCCGGACGTCTCGGAGGGCCTGCGGGACGCCGCCGCGCGCCGGCTGGCCCGGCTCGCCGCGCTCGCCGACGAGGACGGCCGCCCGCTGGTGCCCGCCGCCCACCCCGACCGCTGGTGGGGGATGTACGAGCCGACCGCGAGCAAGGTGCCGCTGCGCGACCGGGATCAGCCCGTGGTGCTCTCCGGCAGCGCGCTGGACCAGCTCGCCAACACCTGCGCCCTCCAGTGGTTCCTGGGCCGCGAGGTGAAGGCCGACGCGCCCGCCACGGCCGCCCAGGGCTTCGGCAACGTCGTCCACGTCCTGGCCGACGAGGTCGCCTCCGGCCGCACCCCCGCCGACCTGGACGTCCTGATGGAGCGCCTGGACTCGGTGTGGAACGCGCTCGCCTTCGACGCGCCCTGGAAGTCCGCCCAGGAGAAGGAGACCGCCCGCGCGGCGCTCGAACGCTTCCTGAACTGGCACGTCCTGGACCGCGCCACCCGCACGCCCATAGCCAGCGAGCGGGACTTCGACGTGACCCTGGAGGCCGGCGAGTACCAGGTCCGCATCCGGGGCCAGATGGACCGCGTCGAGACGGACGGCGACGGCCGGGCCTACGTGGTGGACTTCAAGACCGGCAAGAACGCGCCCACCGCCGCCGAGGTCGCCCGCCACCCCCAGCTCGCCGTCTACCAGCTCGCGGTGGCCGAGGGCGCGGTGGACGACGCCTTCGACGGCGCGCGCCCCGAACCCGGCGGCGCCGAACTCGTCCAGCTCCGCCAGGGCGCGGCCAAGAAGGACGGCGGCGAGACACAGCCCAAGGTGCAGGCCCAGCAGCCGCTGGAGGGGGAGTGGGTCGGCGACCTGTTGGCCACGGCGGCCGGCAAGGTGCTGGACGAGCGGTTCACCCCCACCACCGGCCAGCACTGCGCGCACTGCGCCTTCCGCGCCTCGTGCAGCGCCCGCCCCGAGGGACGGCACGTGGTGGAGTGA